A genomic window from Candidatus Methylacidiphilum fumarolicum includes:
- a CDS encoding Nramp family divalent metal transporter, with amino-acid sequence MKKTEREFQLKRSQIDSWVIQRAKEILEGKEPKIINRFFPFIGPAFIAAIAYIDPGNYATNIESGSKYGYTLLWVVFFSNLMAIFIQWLSAKVGMVTGKNLPEWIRDSIQSPFFRYFYWIQAEIMAIATDLAEFIGAAIGFKILFGFPLIWGACLTAITTSIILYLQKRGFRLMELIVGAFVGIVALCYLLELFIAHPDRSAILYGLFIPHFQSPESIYLAAGILGATVMPHAIYLHSALTQDRISTTDCLSKKKLLQYSLVDVFLAMGIAGGVNMAMLIVSAAIFYQGNIAPNGLEMAYQTLIPALGSFASTIFGLSLLASGISSSAVGTLAGQVIMQGFVHFTFPIWFRRLFTMLPAIFSILLGIDSTKLMIFSQVVLSFGIGFALIPLLLVNQNKTIMGVFSASPLVSIIGWTIALFIILLNIFLLVDSISKIF; translated from the coding sequence ATGAAAAAAACAGAAAGAGAATTTCAGCTAAAACGTTCTCAAATTGATTCTTGGGTCATACAAAGAGCAAAAGAAATTCTTGAAGGAAAAGAACCCAAAATAATAAACAGGTTTTTTCCTTTCATTGGACCAGCCTTCATTGCAGCCATTGCCTACATCGATCCTGGAAACTATGCTACCAACATAGAAAGTGGCTCAAAATATGGATATACTCTTCTGTGGGTGGTCTTTTTTTCTAACCTGATGGCAATATTTATCCAATGGCTTTCTGCAAAAGTAGGGATGGTTACTGGGAAAAACTTACCTGAATGGATAAGAGATTCAATTCAAAGCCCCTTTTTTAGATATTTTTACTGGATTCAGGCTGAAATCATGGCGATAGCCACGGATCTTGCTGAATTTATCGGTGCCGCTATCGGCTTTAAAATTCTTTTTGGTTTTCCTCTCATTTGGGGTGCTTGTCTAACTGCAATCACCACTTCCATCATTCTTTATCTACAAAAAAGAGGTTTCAGACTGATGGAACTAATCGTTGGTGCTTTCGTAGGGATAGTCGCCCTGTGTTACTTGCTCGAATTGTTTATAGCTCACCCAGATAGAAGTGCTATCCTTTATGGATTGTTCATTCCACATTTTCAATCTCCTGAAAGCATCTATTTGGCAGCCGGTATTCTTGGAGCCACTGTCATGCCCCATGCTATCTACCTTCATTCCGCCTTAACCCAAGACAGAATTTCTACAACTGATTGCTTAAGCAAAAAAAAATTACTTCAGTATTCTTTGGTGGATGTTTTTTTGGCCATGGGGATTGCTGGCGGTGTTAATATGGCCATGTTGATTGTTTCTGCAGCCATTTTTTATCAAGGGAATATCGCTCCTAATGGTTTGGAAATGGCTTATCAAACCCTCATTCCTGCCCTTGGTTCTTTTGCATCGACCATTTTTGGACTTTCTTTGCTTGCTTCAGGTATTTCTTCATCCGCTGTAGGAACGCTAGCTGGACAAGTAATTATGCAAGGCTTCGTTCATTTTACCTTTCCAATATGGTTTAGAAGACTCTTTACCATGTTACCAGCGATCTTTTCTATTTTACTCGGCATAGACAGCACCAAACTCATGATTTTTTCTCAGGTGGTACTAAGCTTTGGGATCGGCTTTGCGCTGATCCCTCTCCTCCTTGTGAATCAAAATAAGACCATTATGGGAGTATTCAGCGCAAGTCCCTTAGTATCTATAATAGGATGGACCATCGCTCTCTTTATCATTCTGCTAAATATATTTCTTTTAGTAGATTCAATATCGAAAATTTTTTAA
- a CDS encoding metal-dependent transcriptional regulator: protein MKRTNRQSTIQLSTSQEDYLKEIFLLSERGEPVTTLALAQKIGVKSASVTDMIKKLVELGLVQRKPYQAIYLTEAGNRVALEILRHHRLLETFLAEKLGYRLDEVHGEAERLEHVISEQFEKAIARMLGHPRRDPHGDPIPTFDLVMPTDTTERTLYSLKKGDRAQITRIMLQDRQSLKHFKTLNLLPGTIITVLDKFEDCMQLSILGQEQKPIKIPLSISEEIMIVPSSLTSGKTQ, encoded by the coding sequence ATGAAGAGAACAAACAGACAATCAACTATACAACTTAGCACTTCTCAAGAAGATTATCTCAAAGAAATCTTTCTCCTTTCTGAAAGAGGAGAGCCTGTCACCACTTTAGCGCTAGCACAAAAAATTGGGGTCAAATCTGCCTCCGTCACCGATATGATCAAAAAGCTAGTGGAACTGGGATTAGTTCAAAGAAAACCCTATCAAGCCATCTATCTTACTGAAGCAGGCAATCGCGTAGCTTTAGAAATCCTTCGACATCACCGTCTCCTGGAAACGTTCCTAGCAGAAAAATTGGGCTACCGTCTCGATGAAGTACATGGAGAAGCTGAACGGTTGGAGCATGTCATAAGCGAACAATTTGAAAAAGCGATCGCTCGGATGCTTGGTCATCCTCGAAGGGATCCTCATGGCGACCCTATTCCTACTTTTGACCTGGTGATGCCAACCGACACCACTGAAAGAACCCTTTACTCTCTTAAAAAAGGAGATAGAGCTCAAATTACAAGAATCATGTTACAAGACAGACAATCCTTAAAACATTTCAAGACCCTTAACTTGCTGCCAGGCACCATCATCACAGTCTTAGACAAATTCGAAGACTGCATGCAGCTTTCCATCTTGGGACAAGAACAAAAACCAATAAAAATTCCTCTATCTATAAGTGAAGAGATCATGATTGTCCCTTCTTCCTTAACAAGCGGAAAAACCCAATAA
- the acnA gene encoding aconitate hydratase AcnA, producing MNSFFSLTGIVQSFSVAGLEGTFSYYSLPELQRQFFPKLDKLPLSLRFILESVLRNACEGKAKKEDVEKFFAWPSPPKDEIPFYVGRILLQDFTGVPLLVDLAAMRDVVQKVGKDPRSIEPLIPVDLVVDHSIQVDAFGIKGAFQYNLEKELERNKERYSFLKWAQSAFSGLRIFPPGIGICHQVNLEYLAKGVLSKKEGQRTVLYPDTLLGTDSHTTMINGLGIVGWGVGGIEAEAAMLGEPYYISLPEVVGVRLIGTLKEGVIATDLVLALTERLRQEGVVGKIVEFFGPGILSLSVPDRATIANMAPEYGATMGFFPIDEQVLFYFKQTGREQHWIDLIEKYYKAQNLFGVPTETSDITYSHVFEFDLGNVKPSVAGPRRPQDRISLSELPQKFYSLLTRSALSQGYGKTPQQIEEKYRIHSYPFRHDNGQTEIGDGSIVIAAITSCTNTSNPIAMIAAGLLAKKAVLKGLKVPGFVKTSLAPGSRVVEDYLLKSGLQEFLDQLGFNIVGFGCTTCIGNSGPISEEIEQTIKMHDLVVASVLSGNRNFEARIHPSVKANFLMSPPLVIAYALAGSIFKNLLEDPLGRDQNDKEVFLKDIWPSSEEIREVINKTIQPDTCRRLYEEFLEKNDSWSKIDYQKGILYYWDPSNTYIQYPPFFEEAIYSETSKPAPIINARTLCLLGDSVTTDHISPAGTIPLHSPAGHYLLEKGVAFQDFNSFGSRRGNHHVMVRGTFGNVRLKNFMVGGKEGGITRHMPDGKEMSIYEAAMLYKEEQVPLIVFAGKEYGSGSSRDWAAKGVKLLGVKAVIAESFERIHRSNLIGMGVLPLQFEPGQSIKSVGIDGSELFSIPQSRDIIRPGQRVLLEIKKTDGTVKNISLLCRIDNEAEFNYYVHGGILPYVVRRVLKDPTLR from the coding sequence ATGAATTCTTTTTTTTCTCTTACTGGAATTGTACAATCCTTTTCTGTGGCGGGATTGGAGGGGACTTTTTCTTATTACAGCCTTCCGGAGCTTCAGCGTCAGTTTTTCCCCAAATTAGATAAACTTCCCCTGTCTTTGAGGTTCATACTGGAATCTGTTCTTCGAAACGCTTGCGAAGGTAAAGCCAAAAAAGAAGATGTTGAAAAATTCTTTGCCTGGCCGTCTCCTCCAAAGGATGAAATTCCTTTTTATGTCGGAAGGATCCTTCTCCAAGATTTCACTGGTGTCCCCTTGTTAGTCGATTTAGCAGCGATGAGAGATGTTGTGCAAAAGGTGGGAAAAGACCCACGATCAATAGAGCCACTTATACCGGTGGATCTCGTTGTGGATCATTCCATTCAGGTGGATGCTTTTGGGATCAAAGGGGCTTTTCAATATAATTTAGAAAAGGAACTAGAAAGAAATAAAGAAAGATATTCTTTTTTAAAATGGGCGCAGTCAGCTTTTTCGGGTCTTAGAATTTTTCCTCCTGGGATAGGCATCTGTCATCAAGTTAACCTAGAATATTTGGCGAAAGGAGTTTTAAGTAAAAAAGAAGGCCAGAGAACGGTTCTCTATCCCGATACTTTATTGGGAACTGATTCTCATACCACAATGATTAATGGACTTGGAATCGTTGGGTGGGGAGTGGGAGGTATCGAAGCTGAAGCAGCCATGCTTGGAGAGCCTTACTACATCTCTCTACCTGAAGTAGTTGGGGTTAGATTAATTGGGACTCTCAAAGAAGGGGTCATTGCAACTGACCTTGTCCTTGCTCTTACTGAAAGATTGAGACAAGAAGGGGTCGTTGGAAAAATCGTTGAATTTTTTGGTCCTGGTATTCTTTCATTGTCTGTACCAGATAGAGCGACCATTGCAAACATGGCTCCAGAATATGGAGCAACAATGGGTTTTTTCCCAATTGATGAGCAGGTCCTTTTCTATTTCAAGCAAACTGGCAGAGAGCAGCATTGGATTGATTTGATCGAAAAGTACTATAAAGCTCAAAATCTTTTTGGAGTGCCTACCGAAACTTCGGATATCACTTATTCTCATGTCTTTGAGTTTGATCTGGGTAATGTAAAGCCATCGGTGGCCGGACCTAGAAGACCACAAGATAGAATTTCTCTTTCAGAACTTCCACAAAAGTTTTATTCATTATTGACTCGATCAGCTCTTTCGCAGGGCTACGGCAAGACCCCTCAACAGATAGAAGAAAAATATAGAATCCATTCCTATCCTTTTAGACATGATAATGGGCAAACTGAAATTGGAGATGGTTCCATTGTCATAGCCGCTATTACTAGTTGTACAAATACTTCTAATCCTATTGCAATGATAGCAGCGGGATTGTTGGCGAAAAAAGCCGTTCTCAAAGGATTGAAGGTCCCTGGATTTGTGAAGACCTCTCTTGCTCCTGGTTCTAGAGTTGTTGAAGATTATCTGTTAAAAAGCGGACTGCAAGAATTCTTGGATCAGCTTGGCTTCAACATTGTTGGCTTTGGATGTACAACTTGTATTGGGAATAGCGGACCTATTTCTGAGGAAATTGAGCAGACAATAAAGATGCACGATCTGGTGGTTGCCAGCGTTCTTTCTGGAAACCGAAATTTCGAGGCTAGGATTCATCCTTCAGTAAAAGCCAATTTTCTTATGTCTCCCCCGTTAGTTATTGCATATGCGCTTGCAGGTTCTATCTTCAAAAATCTTTTGGAAGACCCACTAGGTAGAGATCAAAATGACAAAGAGGTTTTTTTAAAAGATATTTGGCCTAGTTCTGAAGAAATCCGTGAAGTGATAAACAAAACTATTCAACCGGATACATGCCGTAGACTTTATGAAGAGTTTTTAGAAAAAAATGATTCTTGGTCTAAAATCGATTATCAAAAAGGAATACTTTATTATTGGGATCCGTCAAATACCTACATTCAGTATCCTCCGTTTTTTGAGGAGGCTATCTATTCTGAAACGTCAAAGCCTGCTCCTATTATCAACGCTAGAACATTATGCTTGCTTGGGGATTCTGTTACTACTGATCATATCTCTCCTGCCGGTACGATTCCTCTACATTCTCCTGCCGGTCATTATCTTTTAGAGAAAGGAGTAGCCTTTCAAGATTTTAACAGTTTTGGATCGCGTCGTGGAAATCACCATGTAATGGTTAGAGGAACCTTTGGGAATGTAAGACTGAAAAATTTTATGGTTGGGGGTAAAGAAGGGGGAATCACTCGACATATGCCTGATGGGAAAGAGATGTCAATCTATGAAGCAGCTATGCTTTATAAAGAAGAGCAGGTGCCACTGATTGTGTTTGCAGGAAAAGAATATGGCTCGGGAAGCTCTCGGGATTGGGCTGCTAAAGGGGTCAAACTTTTGGGAGTCAAAGCAGTAATCGCAGAAAGTTTCGAAAGAATACACAGAAGTAATTTGATTGGAATGGGGGTTTTGCCCCTTCAGTTTGAACCCGGTCAAAGTATAAAATCGGTGGGTATAGACGGTTCGGAACTGTTTTCTATTCCTCAATCCAGAGATATCATTCGGCCGGGACAGCGTGTACTTTTAGAAATTAAAAAGACTGACGGAACAGTAAAAAATATCTCCTTACTCTGCCGTATTGATAACGAAGCTGAATTTAATTATTACGTTCATGGAGGGATTTTACCTTACGTTGTAAGACGTGTTTTGAAGGATCCTACTCTTCGTTGA
- a CDS encoding alpha/beta hydrolase: protein MNPIFSMNTLSQNYFGKISKKINIGFYGLGPSSFPYVNYQLAELGKKNLALIFPPTSLLRLGRIANACKKTDSSLTIFGYSRGAISAINLCKMLTKQKKVDFLYLIDPIAYFTNRLRIPENVIQGFICYQRNGARTPFLFGRFGKGIADYVFCGQKTKNFMIEQAFKIEPSRVVMHEDMVEYCLFRAKITLLSLLNEE, encoded by the coding sequence TTGAACCCAATCTTCTCGATGAACACCCTTTCTCAAAACTATTTCGGAAAAATTAGCAAGAAAATAAATATTGGATTTTATGGTCTTGGTCCCTCCTCTTTCCCTTATGTTAATTACCAGTTGGCTGAATTAGGCAAAAAAAATTTGGCTCTTATTTTCCCACCTACTTCATTATTGCGTCTTGGGCGCATTGCAAATGCCTGCAAAAAAACTGATTCCTCGTTGACCATCTTTGGTTATAGCAGAGGAGCCATTTCAGCAATCAATCTCTGCAAGATGCTAACTAAGCAAAAAAAAGTGGACTTCCTTTATCTTATAGATCCCATTGCCTATTTTACCAATCGTCTTAGGATTCCTGAAAACGTAATTCAGGGATTTATCTGCTATCAAAGAAATGGAGCCAGAACCCCCTTTCTCTTTGGCCGCTTCGGAAAGGGAATAGCGGATTATGTTTTTTGTGGTCAAAAGACAAAGAATTTTATGATAGAACAAGCTTTTAAAATTGAACCATCAAGGGTAGTTATGCATGAAGACATGGTTGAGTATTGCTTGTTCAGAGCGAAAATAACCCTCCTCTCCCTTCTCAACGAAGAGTAG
- a CDS encoding peptide ABC transporter substrate-binding protein, with product MFTSLKTLFLLFPLFSFFFLSGCKVKSTSDQIVIVNGPEPESLDPHVITGQLEGRIVKALFEGLTTWNAKGEIIPGTAERWECSPDGKCYRFYLRKTFWTNGKPVEAKDFVLSWKRALDPNQGSRYADLFFWITNAKSYYEGKINDFSLVGIKAIGQSILEVQLEDPIPFFLQLVAEPVFFPLPIDTINVYGEDWIKVGKIVSNGPYILDEWKINDRIVLKKNPYYWAQSSIKTKELDLLTTTKASTAFNLFYCGIADLILDKGLVPTFFIEKIRQKPYFHSSPIFATYFYRFNTQHKPLNDSRIRCALAMAIDKSRLVRIITRGGELPAGSITPPGIPGYNSPSGLPYNPTMAKKLLAEAGYPNGKGFPPLSILYNSGELNEQIATEIQAMWQENLGIHVGLRNQEWKVYLNSLSQLDFDIARSSWVGDYADPTTFLNLFTQFSSNNETGWFNNRYEELLTKAQKEVNRSYRFQILQSAEKILVEEELPIIPLYFYSGILLYDPEKIGGIEPNLLDEHPFSKLFRKN from the coding sequence TTGTTTACTAGTCTCAAAACTCTTTTCCTACTTTTTCCCCTGTTTAGCTTTTTTTTCTTATCCGGTTGTAAAGTAAAATCGACATCTGATCAAATTGTTATCGTCAATGGGCCAGAACCTGAATCTTTAGATCCTCACGTTATAACAGGCCAATTAGAGGGAAGAATCGTCAAAGCTCTTTTCGAGGGATTGACGACATGGAATGCAAAAGGAGAGATTATTCCAGGAACTGCCGAAAGATGGGAATGTTCTCCCGATGGTAAATGTTATCGGTTCTATTTACGTAAGACTTTCTGGACTAATGGGAAACCGGTTGAGGCAAAGGATTTTGTACTTTCCTGGAAGAGAGCCCTCGACCCCAATCAGGGATCTCGTTACGCAGATCTATTTTTTTGGATTACTAATGCAAAATCTTATTATGAAGGTAAAATCAACGACTTCTCATTGGTCGGCATCAAAGCTATTGGGCAATCTATATTGGAAGTACAACTTGAGGATCCGATCCCTTTTTTTCTTCAGCTTGTCGCTGAGCCTGTATTCTTTCCTCTACCTATTGACACAATCAATGTCTATGGAGAGGATTGGATAAAAGTAGGAAAAATCGTTTCCAATGGTCCTTACATTTTGGATGAGTGGAAGATCAATGATAGGATAGTCCTTAAAAAAAATCCTTATTATTGGGCACAATCCTCGATTAAAACAAAAGAGCTTGACTTACTCACAACAACTAAAGCTTCGACTGCTTTTAATCTTTTCTATTGCGGAATTGCCGATCTTATTCTTGACAAGGGACTTGTTCCTACCTTTTTTATAGAAAAAATTCGACAAAAGCCCTATTTCCACTCCTCCCCAATTTTTGCGACTTATTTCTATCGATTCAACACCCAACACAAGCCTTTGAACGACAGCCGGATTCGTTGTGCACTAGCTATGGCCATTGATAAATCACGTCTTGTTAGAATAATTACTCGAGGAGGAGAACTGCCAGCCGGCTCTATCACTCCCCCTGGAATACCAGGATATAACTCTCCTTCCGGTCTTCCCTACAATCCAACAATGGCCAAAAAGCTTCTGGCTGAAGCCGGATATCCGAACGGTAAGGGGTTCCCTCCCCTTTCTATACTTTATAACTCTGGAGAATTAAACGAACAGATAGCTACCGAAATTCAAGCAATGTGGCAAGAAAATTTAGGCATCCATGTAGGATTGAGGAATCAAGAATGGAAAGTCTATCTCAATTCACTTTCTCAGCTTGATTTTGATATTGCTAGATCAAGTTGGGTCGGGGACTATGCTGATCCCACAACATTTTTGAATCTTTTTACACAATTTTCTTCTAACAATGAAACAGGATGGTTTAACAACCGATACGAAGAGCTGCTAACAAAGGCACAAAAAGAAGTTAATCGTTCCTATAGATTCCAAATCTTGCAATCCGCTGAAAAGATCTTGGTGGAAGAAGAACTTCCAATTATTCCCCTCTATTTTTATTCAGGTATCTTGCTTTATGATCCAGAAAAAATTGGCGGTATTGAACCCAATCTTCTCGATGAACACCCTTTCTCAAAACTATTTCGGAAAAATTAG
- the secG gene encoding preprotein translocase subunit SecG produces MYDFLIGFFLVIYIITCIFLVFVILMQRSKQEGLGAAFGSSVTDTLFGAHTSSILIKITVWLSGIFFFLSILLAFLYAHRASSQTTIQQKLHKADVEQHQTLPSKK; encoded by the coding sequence ATGTATGATTTTTTAATCGGTTTTTTTCTGGTTATCTATATTATTACCTGCATTTTTCTTGTATTTGTCATCTTGATGCAAAGGAGTAAGCAGGAAGGCTTAGGTGCCGCATTCGGTAGTTCCGTCACCGATACTTTATTTGGAGCTCACACCTCTTCAATACTCATTAAAATAACGGTTTGGCTTTCTGGCATATTCTTTTTTCTTTCGATATTATTAGCATTTCTCTATGCTCATCGAGCTAGCAGCCAAACAACTATTCAACAAAAGCTACATAAAGCCGATGTGGAGCAGCACCAAACGCTTCCATCGAAAAAATAA
- the tpiA gene encoding triose-phosphate isomerase: protein MNTRKKIIAGNWKMNKTVSEAKAFVHALLKELGDYSAADVVICPPFTALQAVSELLNHSSQVRLGAQNLYPASHGPYTGEISPWMLREFYCHYVIVGHSERRIHLGESDEFINKKVKAALSASLHPILCIGEALEERQRGIWKEKIRSQLELGLMAIEEKQVVDCIIAYEPIWAIGTGKNATSEQAQEVHFFIREQLTKLFSDQIAQKIRIQYGGSVTPHNAQELLACSDIDGLLIGGASLDVLSFSSIILNNKL, encoded by the coding sequence ATGAATACCCGAAAAAAAATTATCGCCGGAAACTGGAAAATGAATAAAACTGTTTCCGAAGCAAAAGCTTTTGTCCATGCCCTTCTTAAGGAATTAGGCGACTATTCAGCAGCTGATGTAGTGATCTGCCCTCCTTTTACGGCTCTTCAAGCCGTCAGTGAACTACTGAATCATTCTTCTCAAGTGCGTCTTGGAGCCCAAAATTTATATCCCGCTTCTCACGGTCCTTACACCGGAGAAATTTCTCCTTGGATGCTTAGGGAATTTTATTGCCACTATGTCATTGTTGGACATTCAGAGAGAAGAATTCATTTAGGAGAATCCGACGAGTTCATCAACAAAAAGGTCAAAGCCGCTTTATCAGCCTCTCTTCATCCTATCCTCTGCATCGGAGAAGCTCTTGAAGAACGACAAAGAGGCATTTGGAAAGAAAAAATACGATCCCAATTAGAGTTAGGTTTAATGGCCATAGAAGAAAAGCAAGTGGTCGATTGTATTATTGCTTATGAGCCGATCTGGGCCATAGGAACAGGCAAAAATGCTACTTCAGAACAAGCTCAAGAAGTTCATTTTTTTATTCGGGAGCAGCTGACAAAGCTCTTTTCTGATCAAATTGCTCAAAAAATCCGGATTCAATACGGTGGAAGTGTGACTCCGCATAATGCCCAAGAGCTTCTTGCTTGCTCTGACATTGATGGCTTACTTATAGGAGGGGCAAGCCTTGACGTTCTCTCATTTTCCTCGATAATATTGAACAACAAATTATAA
- a CDS encoding phosphoglycerate kinase, producing MVKTTIRDLSLKGKRVLVRVDYNVPLELDKTINSYVITDQTRILETLETLKYLIDQKAKIVLISHLGRPKGKKNPKESLAPIAPLLNRLLGVPVKFVGDCIGPEVDKAKEQLAEGEILLLENTRFHPEEEKNDPEFSKALASLIDVYVNDAFGSAHRAHSSTEGVSHFVREKAIGFLMEKELKYLGQELEAPRRPFVVVLGGAKVSDKIEVINRLLEKADSLLIGGAMAYTFLLALGHKVGNSLVEPDKISVATEALAKANERNIKFLLPIDHLVATSIDFEQKIAKSLEWTTGIDIAEGRLGVDIGLQTMQSYGQEIKGAKTILWNGPMGVFEIPGCEKGTFSIAKSISENPSAISIVAGGDSIKALHQSGLSNKVSFISTGGGATLDFLKGKVLPGIASIPDR from the coding sequence ATTGTGAAAACCACCATTCGTGATCTTTCTTTAAAAGGGAAAAGAGTTCTAGTCAGAGTTGATTATAATGTACCCTTGGAACTAGACAAGACCATCAATAGTTATGTGATTACGGATCAGACGCGAATCCTTGAAACACTAGAAACACTAAAGTACTTAATAGATCAAAAAGCCAAGATTGTACTGATCAGCCATCTTGGTCGACCTAAAGGCAAAAAGAATCCAAAAGAAAGTCTTGCGCCTATTGCTCCTCTTTTAAACAGATTACTTGGTGTTCCTGTCAAATTCGTAGGCGACTGTATTGGGCCAGAGGTAGATAAAGCAAAAGAACAATTAGCTGAAGGAGAAATTCTGCTTTTAGAAAATACAAGGTTCCATCCTGAAGAAGAAAAAAATGATCCAGAATTTTCAAAAGCACTTGCTTCTCTCATTGATGTCTATGTTAATGACGCTTTTGGATCAGCTCATAGAGCCCACTCCTCCACCGAGGGCGTCAGTCATTTTGTAAGAGAAAAAGCCATTGGATTTTTGATGGAAAAAGAACTGAAATACTTAGGTCAAGAGCTAGAAGCTCCAAGAAGACCTTTCGTTGTTGTTTTAGGTGGAGCCAAAGTTTCAGACAAAATAGAGGTTATCAACCGCCTTTTAGAAAAAGCTGACAGCCTGTTGATTGGCGGTGCAATGGCCTACACTTTTCTTCTTGCTTTAGGACATAAAGTTGGCAATTCTCTTGTAGAACCCGATAAAATCTCTGTGGCCACTGAAGCTCTAGCAAAAGCTAATGAAAGAAATATAAAGTTTTTGCTCCCTATCGATCATCTTGTCGCCACTTCGATCGATTTCGAACAAAAAATAGCCAAATCCCTTGAATGGACTACTGGTATTGACATTGCTGAAGGAAGGCTTGGGGTAGATATTGGTCTTCAAACCATGCAGTCTTACGGTCAGGAAATCAAAGGCGCAAAAACCATTTTATGGAACGGGCCTATGGGCGTTTTTGAAATCCCTGGTTGTGAAAAAGGAACTTTTTCGATAGCTAAAAGCATCTCTGAAAATCCCTCAGCTATTAGCATTGTAGCAGGTGGAGATTCTATCAAAGCGTTGCATCAAAGTGGATTATCCAATAAAGTAAGTTTCATATCAACAGGAGGTGGAGCTACACTCGATTTTCTCAAAGGAAAAGTACTTCCGGGCATAGCATCTATTCCGGATAGATAA
- the gap gene encoding type I glyceraldehyde-3-phosphate dehydrogenase, which produces MPKVAINGFGRIGRLILRAIAEQKLLNELEVVAVNDIVSADNLAYLLKYDTNYGRSPFSVKSSKSKDNLEEDDLLEVDGHIIQCLSIKEGPAAMPWKELGVDIVFESTGLFTAASKAIGHIKSGAKKVIITAPGKEADITVVMGVNHEQLDMGKHTIISNASCTTNCLTPLVHVLLKEGFGIEEGLMTTVHSYTASQRLQDGPSKKDWKGGRAAEGNIIPATTGAAKATTLVIPELKGKLTGMAFRVPTPTVSVVDLTVRTTKETSYAEICGAMKKASESYLEGILGYTEEQVVSRDYLKDSHSSIFDAGSGIALNSRFYKLIAWYDNEWGYSCRCVDLAKYIASRI; this is translated from the coding sequence ATGCCAAAAGTCGCAATCAATGGATTTGGGAGAATAGGAAGACTGATTTTAAGGGCAATTGCTGAGCAGAAGCTTTTAAACGAGTTAGAAGTTGTTGCTGTTAATGATATCGTCTCAGCAGACAACCTTGCCTATCTGCTTAAATACGACACAAACTATGGGAGAAGCCCTTTTTCAGTCAAAAGCTCTAAATCAAAAGATAACCTTGAAGAGGACGATTTACTTGAGGTCGATGGGCATATCATTCAGTGTCTTTCCATAAAAGAGGGTCCTGCGGCGATGCCCTGGAAAGAATTAGGTGTGGACATCGTATTCGAATCGACCGGTTTATTTACTGCAGCTAGCAAGGCCATTGGTCATATCAAATCTGGAGCTAAAAAGGTTATCATTACTGCTCCTGGAAAAGAAGCAGATATTACCGTGGTTATGGGAGTCAATCATGAACAGCTCGATATGGGAAAGCATACGATCATTTCAAATGCTAGTTGCACAACTAACTGTCTAACTCCCTTGGTCCATGTGCTCCTGAAAGAAGGTTTTGGTATAGAAGAAGGATTAATGACAACCGTCCATAGCTATACGGCTTCTCAGAGACTTCAAGATGGTCCTTCGAAAAAGGATTGGAAGGGTGGAAGAGCTGCAGAAGGCAATATTATCCCCGCAACGACGGGAGCTGCCAAGGCCACTACATTAGTTATTCCTGAACTTAAAGGAAAGCTGACTGGAATGGCCTTTAGAGTACCAACACCCACAGTTTCTGTAGTCGACCTCACGGTGAGAACTACAAAAGAAACAAGTTATGCTGAGATTTGTGGGGCAATGAAAAAGGCCAGTGAAAGTTATTTAGAAGGTATTCTTGGATATACGGAGGAGCAAGTGGTTTCCAGGGATTATTTAAAGGATTCACACTCCAGCATATTCGATGCGGGATCTGGAATTGCCTTGAATAGCCGCTTTTACAAATTGATTGCTTGGTATGACAATGAATGGGGATATTCCTGCCGCTGCGTTGATCTTGCTAAGTACATTGCAAGTCGAATCTGA